TGCCCGGACAAACATTGCCCATACAACGAGAATTAAAACAATAGTATACTTGTTCTGAATTTTCAAAGTTATATCTCCCCAATAAAGTGCAGTAAAGATAATCGTATTTACCGCTTACAAACATAGTCGGAGAAAATTTACACAACAAAAAAGAGTTGCCTCAACTAAGCGGCAACTCTTAAAAATCCAAATAAAACTAATCGCGTTTTCTATTTATCTACAAATTCCAAACTTGTTCGTTAATCATCCAGTTTTCAAGGCCTAAATTCCCTTCAACCTCGGTTTTTAGTGTTGGTGCTACTTCCCAGGCAATTCCGTTGGTCATCCAGTCTTCCAACTCAAGGTTGGCTTCTGTGGTATTGGCTGCCCAATCGATAGAAGTAGACCACACATCGCTGTTTGTCATCCAGCTTTCAAGGTTAAGCGATTCTTCCTGCGCTTCAACAAAATTCGTTAGGTCTGAAGTGCTCCAAATCGCTTCGTTGGTCATCCAGTTTTCAATATTCAACGATGCTTCAACAATGTTCTCATGGCCCGAGGCTTTTGTTACTTTCTCTGTTGCGTTAGCTGTTCCTATTGTAAAGATGACGGCTATAATAAGTGCAACTGTTTTTAAATTAAATCTAGTTTTCATGTTTTCTGTTTTCAATTGTTTTCTTACTAATTGTTTGTTTTCAAATGCCTTCGTAAAGGACTTTTTTGTTTTCTTGTTTTCAGTTAATATGACTATTAACGAGTACAAAGGTTACATATCGCTTTGTTAAAAAGAATAAAAAAAATGTTAATGAGTTCTTAAGGTCGGTAAACGTCCGGGGCTATCGGTAAATAAAAATACCTTTTGGTAGGTATTTGTCTAAATTTGTCGGTAAATGGCGAAAGATGCCAAATACAGCAGAACCGCTTCCCGACATCGATGCGTAGACTGCGCCTGCTTCGTAGAGCTTATTCTTTAAATCTTCTATCTCGGAGAACTGCGGAAATACGCTTTTCTCGAAATCGTTTTTCACCACCGATTTCCATTCTTCAATGGGAAGCTGGTCAATTTCCAGCAGGTTAAAATCAGGCTTGACAGGAACGATATTTTGATATGCCTGTGGTGTACCAACTGAAAAAGGTGGTTTAACAATTACAATCTCAAAAGCCGACAAATCGATATTTACGGGTTTAAACCGATCGCCAATGCCGTATGCAAAAGTGGGTTTGTTTTGAATAAAAAATGGGCAATCGGCACCAATTCGGGCGGCATAATCTTCCAGTTGAGTTATTGTTAATCCCAGGCTAAAATAATCGTTCAGCATTTTTAAGGCAAAAGCTGCGTCGGCCGAGCCACCACCAAGCCCTGCTCCAAACGGAATAACCTTATGTAGATGCATTTTTACCGGCGGCAGGTTAAAATCTCCGGCAAGCAAAGAATAAGCTTTGTAAACGAGGTTACTCTCCGGCGCAGCATCAATCTCAATTCCCGAAGAAGAAAAACTTGTTTCCTCGACATCGACCACTTCCAAAGCATCCGCTAATTTTACCGGGTAGAAAATGGTTTCAAGGTTGTGGTAGCCATCTGCTCGTTTCTCCACAACATTCAGCCCGATATTAATTTTAGCATTGGGAAATGTGATCATGCAACAAAAATAAAAAAGCCGCCTGAAAATTCAGACGGCTTCCTCGATTTATATAAAATTATTTTTTTTAGTCAGCAAAAGCTTCGTACTCTTCCGGCGAACCACAAGTACAAATCAGGTTACGATCGCCCCATGCACTATCAACACGGCCAACCGGTACCCAATATTTGTTCTCGCGCACCCAATCGAGCGGATAAGCAGCTTTCTCGCGGCCATAAGCGTGTGTCCATTCATCAGCACAAACGCTCTGAGCTGTATGAGGTGCATTTTTAAGCACATTGTCAGCTTTATCGGCAACACCGTTCTCCACTTCTTTTACTTCTTCGAATATGGAGTTTAACGCACTAATAAAACGATCCAGTTCATCTTTCGATTCACTTTCGGTTGGCTCGATCATTAAAGTACCGTGAACAGGGAACGACAGCGTAGGCGCGTGGAAACCATAATCCATTAAACGCTTGGCAATGTCTTCTTCTGTAATTCCGGCAGAAGCTTTCAGGTGGCGACACTCCAAAATCAGTTCGTGTGCCACACGACCGTTTTCGCCGGTATATAAAATTCCGTAATTATCTTTTAGTGCGGTGGCAATATAATTGGCGTTCAGAATGGCTATTTTTGTGGCTTCTGTAAGGCCTTCAGCTCCCATCATTTTAATGTAACCGTAAGTAATCGGCAACACCGAGGCACTTCCCCACGGAGCTGCAGAAACAGCTGTAATTCCCACGTGCCCATTATTCATAATCGGATGCGATGGCAGGAACTCCACCAAATGACTGGCAACACCGATAGGGCCAACACCAGGGCCACCACCTCCGTGAGGTATAGCAAATGTTTTATGCAGGTTAAGGTGACACACATCGGCACCGATCATTCGTGGATTGGTCAATCCAACCTGTGCATTCATGTTTGCGCCGTCCATGTACACCTGACCGCCATT
This is a stretch of genomic DNA from uncultured Draconibacterium sp.. It encodes these proteins:
- the ispE gene encoding 4-(cytidine 5'-diphospho)-2-C-methyl-D-erythritol kinase, whose product is MITFPNAKINIGLNVVEKRADGYHNLETIFYPVKLADALEVVDVEETSFSSSGIEIDAAPESNLVYKAYSLLAGDFNLPPVKMHLHKVIPFGAGLGGGSADAAFALKMLNDYFSLGLTITQLEDYAARIGADCPFFIQNKPTFAYGIGDRFKPVNIDLSAFEIVIVKPPFSVGTPQAYQNIVPVKPDFNLLEIDQLPIEEWKSVVKNDFEKSVFPQFSEIEDLKNKLYEAGAVYASMSGSGSAVFGIFRHLPTNLDKYLPKGIFIYR